In Bifidobacterium scardovii JCM 12489 = DSM 13734, the genomic stretch ACCTCGAAATCCGGGGCCATGCGTTCGATCATCGCCCTGAACACCTTCAGCGCGTACGGATCGTTGTCCACGATGCCGATGCGTATCGCCATTGCGCCCACCCCTCCAGTGTGCCCGATGCGGGGCGTCCCCGCCCGCGGTGTCATAACCGCTATGACAATCATCATCCCACGTTTTCCGCCGATTTACGATGGAATCATCACCCAGTCCATAACAGTGCTGTGATGGGAGGGATACCGATGAACCGGGCAGACGCACTCAAGAGGCCCAACAGGAGCGATGTCGCTCACGGCACCGGCCGGGCTTCCCGGCAATTCACATGGAACCGCGCGCATTGGATCGGCATGGTCGTATTGGCCATGGTGCTGTTGCTGCTGCAATTCGGCGCTTCCGCATTTGCCGTCGTCGTCAGCGAGGCCGATCGCGAGGCGGGTTCGCCGGACCATTTCATTTGGCTGACCAGCATGATGACGTTCTGGCCGTTGGCACTGGGACTGGCGAACCTGATACTCGGTCTGATCCGCACCGGCAGCCTGTCGTTCCCGCTGGCGAGCACGCTGATCGGCCCGTTGGCGTTCGGCTGGACCAATCTGCGGTTCCAACCCGGATACCCGTACCTGACGTGGCCGGATTGGTGGGCGCTGATGCGTACCGACGGCCTGCGGCTCATCGGTCAGACGCTGTCCGGCATGGGCATGCTGCTGGTGTTCTACGCCACAGTGGCGTTCATCTGCTATGCGATCGGCCGCTACGGGCTGCGCGAGTTGTTCGTGGATCCGGACCCGCTGACGCTCAACGGCCGGATGCTGGCCTGGGTGCGCCGGGACACGATTCGCTTCGGCTGCTGGCTGGCAACGGCGATCACGTACGGATTGCTGCTGACGCTGATACTGGATGGAAGCGGCCCGGCTGCTTTTGCCTTCGCACTGCTCATCAATTTTGTGGTTCCGCCCGCTCTGCTGGTCATCAACGGCATCTACGCACTGCGCCCGGACTCGCTGACGCATCCGTGGAAAAGCCTGCTGTTCCCACTAGTGTGCACACTGGTACCTGCGCCGATGCTCATGGCGCTCATCACGGTGTATGAAGACACGTGCCCGGTAGGAAGTACCTGCACGCTGATCGGCGACCGATATCTTTCCTGGAATTCGATAGATCAGGTCGCGCATTTCGTCATCGTGTTCGCCGTGGCGAGCCTCCTCGGGTTCGGCGTGGTGTGGGCCGTGGCGTCGGCCGCCACACGCATCGCTGCAAGGCGAGGGCGGAAGACGGAACCGCCCCGGAATCAGTGAGTCGGCGCTGCCTGTCGCGTCGCCGGGACGGCACCGCGAAAGGCAGCGCATTTACCCCCCCCCCGAAGTTCGCCGAATATACTGAAACCAGCCGATTCCGTGCGATGGGACACGGGTCGAGGGGAAGGATTTATCATGGTCATGACTCTTATGGAACAGTCCCGCCTGCACCGGCGGCGCAGGCGCCGCACCGCCCTGATCGCCGCTGCTGCCGTCGTGACGCTTGTCCTCGCCGTCGGCGGAGGTATCTGGTGGACCGCCGGCGACGGCAGCGCACTGGTTCACAATATGTTCAAGCCGAAGGCCACGCCTGCCACGCAGCCGATAATCGACAATACCTCAGCGTTTGCCTACCGCACCGCACCGGAATTCCTGGCGATGGAAGCCGGCGACCGAGGCACCGGCAATGTGAACTACTCCCCTGCTTCGATGTGGATGGCGTTGGCCATCGCCGCGCAGGGGGCCGATGGCACGACCCGCTCGCAGCTGGATGAGCTGCTGGGCTCCGGTTCGCTTGCCGATAGCGACTACCAATCGCTGCTGAGTTCGATCAACGGGCGATATTCGGGAGCGAAATCCGAGATGAGCGCCGCGAACTCGCTGTGGATCGATGACGGCTACTCCCTTGCCGGCGATTACCGATCCACCGTCAAGAAGATGTTCGATGCCGAAGTCGACACGCTGCCGTTCGGTAATCGGGCCGCCGCCAAGATGTCCGATTGGATCGCCAAGCATACGAACGGTTCGCTCAAGCCGAAGATCACGCTGCGGGACCGCGAGGTACTGTCCATCATCAACACCGTCTATGCGGATGGACGCTGGAAGGACCCGTTCAAGGAACAGGCCACCAGCGATGGCACTTTCCATGGCGAAGCCGGAGACACCCAGGTGCCGATGATGCACCGGACCTTCAGCCAGATGGCATACGGGCATGACGAGTTCAGCACCTGGCAGCGGGTGGAGATTCCGTTCGACAACGGCGGCAATCTGGCCATCGTGCTGCCGGCTGAAGGCCATTTCGACGAGTTGGCCGGCGATGCCAAGAAACTCGGTTGGGCGTTCGGCACATGTTCGGCAGCATCCCTTGGCGAGGGCGCAAGAGGTTGTGCCGCGGACAGCCCGTCCGGCTGGGGAGTCTCCGTAGACTCGGCCACGGTGAACGTCTCGCTGCCGAGATTCACCATCAACAGCACGTTCGATCCTGAGACCACCATCAAGGCGTTCGAGAAACTGGGAGCGACCGATGCATTCAGCTCAGACACCGCCGACTTCGCCAAGATGGTCGATGCCGGTTCACGCGGTGAGAACCTGTTCATCGGATCGATCCTGCAGGGCACGCGCATCGAGGTGAACGAAGCGGGGGCCAAGGCCATGTCCTTCACCAAGGCCGGCGCGGACTCCACTGGCGCGCCGGTGGACAACGTCGAGTTCACGGTGGATCGCCCATTCCTGTATTCGTACGCCACCCCGGACGGCGTGCCGCTGTTCATCGGGGCGGTGCGCAATCTCGCCGGGAGCGCGCCGGAGTAGGCCGGAGCGGCTGGATCGGCGATGCGGCCCGAACGGCGGCAGGAAAATCCTGGACAATCATCGCACCCGGTGTATCGTTTGACGTATGACCACGATGAAGGAGATCGCAGAGCAGACGGGGGTGTCGGTGTCCACCGTCTCCCTGGTGCTGAACAACCGTGACGCCGGCCGGGTCAAGCCCCGGATCGCGGCGAGGGTGCGCGAGACCGCCCAACGGCTGGGCTACACGTCGAATCCGCTGGCCCGGTCCCTGCGCACCGGCAAGACGCGCATCCTCGGCTTCATCAGCGAGGAGATCGCCACCACGCCGTACGCCGGCGGCATCATCCTCGGCGCGCAGGACGCGGCCAGCGCCCTCGGGTACATGCTGCTGACCGTCAACACCGACGGCGCGACCAACGAGGACGACGAGATCGCCACGCTCAAGCGGTACGGCGTGGACGGCTTCATGTACGCGAAGATGTCGAACCGGTACGCCGACGTGCCGGACAGCCTCGGGGACTATCCGCTCGTCCTGGTCGACGCCACCGACCGCGCCGGGCAGTTCCCCAGCATCGAGCCCGACGAGTTCCGCATCGCGTACGACGCGACGGCGCGGCTGATCGGCGCGGGCTGCGAGCGCATCGCGTACGTCGGGTGCTCGGAGCCGATGATCGCCCAGGACGGGCGGCTCGAGGGGTACCGCCGCGCCCTTGAGGATGCGGGGCGGGACTACGACGATCGGCTCGTCGCCAACGTGCTCAACAACGGCCCGGCCCTGCGGGACGTGAGCGACCTGTTCGACCGGGCCTGCCCCGACGGATTCTTCTGCTTCAACGACGCGCGCGCGTGGTACGTGTACGAATGCGCGGCGCGGCGCGGCCTGACCATCGGCAAGGACGTGTCGGTGGTCGGCGTCGACAACCACCGCGTGTTCGCGGAGACCTTCTACCCGCAGCTGACCACCGTGGAGCTGCCGCATTACGAGATGGGCTACTGGGCGACGTGCAAGCTCGTGTCGATGATCGAGCAGCGCGACCTGCACGATCTGGCGCTGCCGCGCACCACCGCGCCCCTGCCGCCGCTGGACGCCCCGATCCCAGCGAAGATCCACTGCACGCTCATCGAAAAGGAATCCGTGCGCGGCTGAACGGCCGGCGCCGGCGCCCTCCCCCGCCGTATTCGACTTCGCCGCACCGGTTCCGGCAGGCTCCCGCTGGCGGGAGCTGGCTCGCGAAGCGAGACTGAGGGTGGCAGATACGGTGCTCAATACCCTCGATGCCATCGACGGCGCGCACTTCGCACGCCACTACGGACAGCCCGTCGAACAGACCATTCGGCGGAGACACCCCTTTCCCGGTAACGGAACCCTGCATTTTCCCCGCATCCCGAAGCATCGGGAAACCGCGCACCCGACCATGCACCCCATATCCGCGAACACACGCATAAAACCCGTTCGACACGCCGACATCAATCGATTGACGTAAATCGATTGACGCTTTATACTGAAACCATGATTCCCCACAAGGGCACGGCGGCACGGCGGGGAACCCGATAATCAAGAAATCGCAAGCAGCACCGCGGCGCATGGCGGCGTCTGCAAGAGAATGAAAAGGGTATGCAATGGCAGCAGGAAAAACCGCGGCATGGAGGAACCCCTCCTATCTGCAAAGCTCCTTCGGCATCTTCATGTTCTTCTGCTCCTGGGGCATCTGGTGGTCGTTCTTCCGCATCTGGCTCGAGTCCCTCGGCCTGAGCGGCACCGAAGTCGGCACCATCTACTCCATCAACTCCGCGGCGACCATGATCATCATGTTCGCCTACGGCGTCATCCAGGACCAGCTCGGCATCAAGCGCAAGCTGGTGATCGTGGTCTCCGTGATCGCCGCGCTGGTCGGCCCCTTCGTCCAGTTCGTCTACGCGCCGATGATCTCCGCGG encodes the following:
- a CDS encoding serpin family protein; this translates as MVMTLMEQSRLHRRRRRRTALIAAAAVVTLVLAVGGGIWWTAGDGSALVHNMFKPKATPATQPIIDNTSAFAYRTAPEFLAMEAGDRGTGNVNYSPASMWMALAIAAQGADGTTRSQLDELLGSGSLADSDYQSLLSSINGRYSGAKSEMSAANSLWIDDGYSLAGDYRSTVKKMFDAEVDTLPFGNRAAAKMSDWIAKHTNGSLKPKITLRDREVLSIINTVYADGRWKDPFKEQATSDGTFHGEAGDTQVPMMHRTFSQMAYGHDEFSTWQRVEIPFDNGGNLAIVLPAEGHFDELAGDAKKLGWAFGTCSAASLGEGARGCAADSPSGWGVSVDSATVNVSLPRFTINSTFDPETTIKAFEKLGATDAFSSDTADFAKMVDAGSRGENLFIGSILQGTRIEVNEAGAKAMSFTKAGADSTGAPVDNVEFTVDRPFLYSYATPDGVPLFIGAVRNLAGSAPE
- a CDS encoding LacI family DNA-binding transcriptional regulator codes for the protein MTTMKEIAEQTGVSVSTVSLVLNNRDAGRVKPRIAARVRETAQRLGYTSNPLARSLRTGKTRILGFISEEIATTPYAGGIILGAQDAASALGYMLLTVNTDGATNEDDEIATLKRYGVDGFMYAKMSNRYADVPDSLGDYPLVLVDATDRAGQFPSIEPDEFRIAYDATARLIGAGCERIAYVGCSEPMIAQDGRLEGYRRALEDAGRDYDDRLVANVLNNGPALRDVSDLFDRACPDGFFCFNDARAWYVYECAARRGLTIGKDVSVVGVDNHRVFAETFYPQLTTVELPHYEMGYWATCKLVSMIEQRDLHDLALPRTTAPLPPLDAPIPAKIHCTLIEKESVRG